The proteins below are encoded in one region of Rhizobium sp. 9140:
- the pheT gene encoding phenylalanine--tRNA ligase subunit beta: protein MKFTLSWLKDHLDTDASLDEICTRLTAIGLEVEDIDDKAAFRPFVIARVLSAEKHPQADKLKVLMVDIGTEKPVQVVCGAPNAREGLIGAFAAPGAYVPGIDVTLSVGNIRGVESRGMMCSERELQMSDSHDGIIDLPADAPVGSSFAAYAGLDDPVIEINLTPNRPDCTSIHGIARDLAASGLGTLKARPAPTFSTDGETPVEVRLDLGADAHLCPGFSLRLVRGLKNGPSPAWMQKRLLAIGLRPINALVDITNYMTFDMGRPMHVFDAAKVKGDLVVRRAVEGETILALDQRTYTLTPNTVVIADENGLESIGGIMGGEHSGCDETTTDVLIESALWDPMNIARTGRSLGIITDARYRFERGVDPAYMVPGLDRTTELVLELCGGTPAEARIVEGSKTAPKTIDFPVSEVKRLTGLDVGTQESVAILRGLGFTVETGAEDGRFSVTVPSWRPDVDGKADLVEEVMRIHGVDHIKPVPLERDVSVNTRILTPLQIRTRLAKRALAARGMLEAVTWSFIPKAQATLFGGGAPALALSNPIAADMSDMRPSLLPGLLTAAQRNADKGYGDVAIFEVSGTYENDRPEGQRRVAGGIRRGTASLAGAGRAWSNAGRGGGKPVDVYDAKADALAVLEACGVPMANVQIEAGAPGWFHPGRSGTIKYGPKITLGHFGEFHPKTLEALDVSGALAGFEVFVDALPEPKKKATRTKPALELSPFQAVKRDFAFVVDRTVEAASIVKAASGADRKLVTGVTVFDVFEGASLGEAKKSVAVEVVIQPADRTLTDEDFEALTAKIVANVTKTTGGVLRG, encoded by the coding sequence ATGAAATTCACACTCTCCTGGCTCAAGGACCACCTTGATACCGACGCCTCGCTCGACGAGATCTGCACGCGGCTGACGGCCATCGGGCTTGAGGTCGAGGATATCGATGACAAGGCGGCGTTCCGGCCCTTCGTCATCGCCAGGGTCCTGTCGGCCGAAAAGCATCCCCAAGCCGACAAGCTGAAGGTGCTGATGGTCGATATCGGCACGGAAAAGCCCGTGCAGGTCGTCTGCGGCGCGCCGAATGCGCGCGAGGGGCTCATCGGGGCTTTCGCAGCACCCGGCGCCTATGTTCCCGGCATCGACGTGACGCTGTCCGTCGGTAATATTCGCGGCGTGGAAAGCCGGGGCATGATGTGCTCGGAGCGTGAGTTGCAGATGTCCGACAGTCATGACGGCATCATCGATCTGCCGGCGGATGCGCCGGTCGGCTCGAGCTTTGCCGCCTATGCCGGGCTCGACGATCCGGTCATCGAGATCAACCTGACGCCCAACCGGCCGGATTGCACCAGCATTCACGGCATCGCCCGCGATCTCGCAGCGTCGGGCCTCGGCACGCTCAAAGCTCGGCCGGCACCCACCTTTTCTACCGATGGCGAAACGCCGGTCGAGGTCCGCCTCGACCTCGGCGCGGACGCCCATCTCTGCCCCGGCTTCTCGCTGCGGCTCGTGCGCGGCTTGAAGAACGGGCCGAGCCCGGCCTGGATGCAGAAGCGGCTGCTCGCCATCGGCCTGCGCCCCATCAACGCGCTGGTCGATATCACCAACTACATGACCTTCGACATGGGCCGGCCGATGCACGTCTTCGATGCCGCCAAGGTGAAGGGCGATCTCGTGGTGCGTCGCGCGGTGGAGGGCGAGACCATTCTCGCGCTCGACCAGCGGACCTATACGCTGACGCCGAACACGGTCGTCATTGCCGACGAGAACGGTCTGGAATCCATCGGCGGCATCATGGGCGGCGAGCATTCCGGCTGCGACGAGACCACCACGGACGTGCTGATCGAGTCGGCCCTCTGGGACCCGATGAACATCGCCCGCACCGGCCGTAGCCTCGGGATCATCACCGATGCGCGCTATCGTTTCGAGCGCGGCGTCGATCCGGCCTATATGGTGCCGGGGCTCGACCGCACGACGGAACTGGTGCTGGAACTGTGCGGCGGCACGCCGGCAGAGGCGCGTATCGTCGAGGGGTCGAAAACGGCTCCGAAGACCATCGATTTCCCGGTGTCCGAGGTCAAGCGCCTGACGGGGCTGGATGTCGGCACGCAGGAGAGCGTCGCCATCCTGCGCGGCCTCGGCTTCACCGTCGAGACCGGCGCGGAAGACGGACGGTTCAGCGTGACGGTTCCCTCCTGGCGTCCCGATGTGGATGGCAAGGCGGATCTGGTCGAGGAGGTCATGCGCATCCACGGGGTCGATCATATCAAGCCAGTCCCGCTCGAACGCGACGTCTCGGTCAACACGCGCATCCTCACCCCGTTGCAGATCCGCACGCGGCTGGCCAAGCGGGCGCTGGCCGCCCGCGGCATGCTGGAGGCCGTCACGTGGTCGTTCATTCCGAAGGCGCAGGCGACCCTGTTCGGCGGCGGCGCTCCGGCGCTCGCCCTGTCGAACCCGATTGCGGCGGATATGTCGGACATGCGGCCCTCGCTGCTGCCCGGCCTGCTGACGGCGGCCCAGCGCAATGCCGACAAGGGCTATGGCGACGTCGCGATCTTCGAGGTGTCCGGCACCTATGAAAACGACCGGCCCGAGGGGCAGCGTCGCGTGGCGGGCGGCATTCGTCGCGGCACGGCGAGCCTTGCCGGTGCCGGCCGCGCCTGGTCGAATGCCGGCCGCGGCGGCGGCAAGCCGGTGGATGTCTACGACGCCAAGGCCGATGCGCTGGCGGTGCTCGAAGCCTGCGGCGTGCCGATGGCCAATGTGCAGATCGAGGCGGGCGCACCCGGCTGGTTCCATCCGGGCCGCTCCGGCACCATCAAGTATGGCCCGAAGATCACGCTCGGCCACTTCGGCGAATTCCACCCGAAGACGCTGGAAGCGCTGGATGTCTCAGGCGCGCTCGCCGGCTTCGAGGTGTTCGTGGATGCCCTGCCCGAGCCGAAGAAGAAGGCGACCCGCACCAAGCCCGCGCTCGAACTGTCGCCGTTTCAGGCCGTAAAGCGCGACTTCGCCTTCGTGGTGGATCGCACGGTCGAGGCGGCGTCTATCGTGAAGGCGGCGTCGGGCGCCGATCGCAAGCTGGTGACGGGCGTCACCGTCTTCGACGTCTTCGAGGGCGCATCCCTCGGCGAAGCGAAGAAATCGGTCGCCGTCGAGGTCGTCATCCAACCGGCAGACCGGACGCTGACGGACGAGGATTTCGAGGCCCTGACCGCCAAGATCGTCGCCAATGTCACGAAGACCACGGGCGGCGTGCTGCGCGGATAA
- a CDS encoding BrnA antitoxin family protein, with translation MSVNRKPISTLPDHLPPLTDKDGEVREITAEDLQHFRPMKDALPDILDALERSRGHRGPQKEPVKERIGLRLDHAVVEHFRRTGPGWQSRINAVLAAHVKADKNS, from the coding sequence ATGAGCGTGAACAGAAAGCCTATTTCGACGCTTCCGGACCACCTTCCGCCTCTCACTGACAAAGACGGCGAGGTTCGCGAGATCACGGCCGAAGACCTGCAGCATTTCCGCCCCATGAAGGACGCCTTACCGGACATTCTCGATGCTCTGGAACGATCTCGCGGCCATCGGGGACCGCAGAAGGAGCCGGTAAAGGAACGTATCGGGCTCAGGCTCGATCACGCTGTGGTCGAGCATTTTCGCCGGACCGGACCGGGCTGGCAGAGCCGGATCAATGCCGTGCTGGCGGCGCATGTGAAGGCAGACAAGAATTCTTGA
- a CDS encoding CobW family GTP-binding protein: MTRDLITANVLTGFLGAGKTTLLNRLLSGPDLGDTAVIINEFGDIGLDHLLVEKVDGDIVLLKSGCVCCTVRGDLKDAVLALFERRARGDIQPFRRLVIETTGLADPAPIIATLAADMMLKYHFAIGNVVTVIDVPSGLHNLQTFEEAARQVALADRIVLTKTDLATDDDCAALRAVVTAINPAAIVTLSDENGAAAGLLTQDIHDLASRPAEARQWVASARHGDHLHDSPDRNRHGDIRALSLTIDRPIAWARFSLWLSLLVHRHGTRILRLKGILDVEGAASPVVVHGVQHLIHPPFHLAEWPCERSSLLVLITDGDLGDLQRSFSAFMGAQAEARLGIPASV; this comes from the coding sequence ATGACGCGCGACCTGATCACCGCCAATGTGCTGACCGGTTTTCTGGGCGCCGGCAAGACGACGCTGCTCAACCGGCTGCTATCAGGGCCGGACCTCGGCGACACCGCCGTTATCATCAACGAATTCGGCGATATCGGTCTCGATCATCTTCTGGTGGAAAAGGTCGATGGGGATATCGTGCTGCTGAAGAGCGGCTGCGTCTGCTGCACGGTGCGCGGCGATCTGAAGGATGCCGTGCTCGCGCTGTTCGAGCGCCGTGCACGTGGCGATATTCAGCCCTTCCGCCGTCTCGTCATCGAAACGACGGGGCTTGCCGATCCCGCGCCGATCATCGCGACGCTCGCCGCCGATATGATGCTCAAATATCATTTCGCCATCGGCAATGTCGTCACGGTCATCGACGTGCCGAGCGGCCTGCACAATCTCCAGACCTTCGAGGAAGCCGCCCGTCAGGTGGCGCTGGCCGACCGCATCGTCCTCACCAAGACCGATCTTGCGACGGACGACGATTGCGCGGCGTTGCGCGCGGTCGTGACGGCGATCAACCCGGCCGCCATCGTCACTCTGAGCGACGAAAACGGTGCGGCTGCCGGACTGCTGACGCAGGATATTCACGACCTCGCCTCCCGGCCGGCCGAGGCGCGGCAATGGGTGGCCTCCGCCCGGCATGGCGATCATCTCCACGACAGCCCGGACCGCAACCGGCACGGCGATATCCGCGCTCTGTCGCTGACGATAGATCGCCCCATCGCCTGGGCGCGTTTCTCGCTCTGGCTGTCGCTGCTGGTCCACCGCCACGGCACCCGCATCCTGCGGCTGAAGGGCATCCTCGACGTGGAGGGTGCGGCGTCCCCCGTCGTGGTGCACGGCGTCCAGCACCTCATCCATCCGCCCTTTCATCTGGCCGAATGGCCATGCGAAAGGTCGAGCCTGCTGGTGCTGATCACCGATGGCGACCTGGGCGATCTCCAGCGATCCTTCAGCGCATTCATGGGCGCGCAGGCTGAAGCCCGTCTCGGCATTCCGGCGAGCGTGTAA